A stretch of Cyanobacterium sp. HL-69 DNA encodes these proteins:
- the comEC gene encoding competence protein ComEC, with the protein MPNRDSYKIYLLIISYVIGLFLTRLSIFENNEILLILGVIVVSVTLAFVIPLKWHFAPKKIWWLIAGLTIVSGYYYYQWRLPTPSNIDVSHQLNQIENNFDSTLQVKGKIITPLQVNRNQRARFTLEAKEFEGKKVNGKLYVTAPLLETIDLFPSMEVTLTGRLYQPPMASQPGGFDFASFLSRQGIWAGFTAEKVELNQFGNVYQQSVYWLRKRVIQTHVRYLNIPHGTLVSAMVIGSRGVDLSFDIQDSFRDAGLAHILAASGFHVSLLLGFVLWLTKKLSSGWRLSLGIISLLFYLTLTGFYPSVLRASFMGLGVLIALLDDNRRVNIFASLFLTGFILLLINPLWIWDLGFQLSFLATFGLIVTLPAIVSRLDFLPINVAGLIAVPLSATIWILPLQGYIFNRLPPYSILTNIIVSPLVLIVSLGGIISGFIGLFFPIIASAIALILYPFIWLMIEIVKISNNLPFSSLAMGNISLITILIAYSIYIAIYFNKRLQKRWRELSIFIVCLMIIPIAYQKINLTQITIMRSNQQAIIVIENNLRNYVINLPEKNNINYTVTNFLNHQGINNIDLILVKANNENNLSLNYLNQKTNIKNIYQNQNNPINLHPISNDLNIITWEIAEKKWMLVNADKTINLDTSSIGKIDNLIWSGNNLSMSKIEQLNPSIAINYNYFNQQEVLESKNIKTYSLNEIGTIQWQPDKGFLPYQEILY; encoded by the coding sequence ATGCCTAATAGAGATAGTTATAAAATATATTTGCTCATCATATCCTATGTAATCGGCTTATTCTTGACAAGGTTAAGCATCTTTGAAAATAATGAGATATTACTGATATTAGGAGTTATTGTTGTCAGTGTAACTCTCGCTTTTGTTATTCCCTTAAAATGGCATTTCGCCCCAAAAAAGATATGGTGGTTAATAGCAGGTTTAACTATTGTCAGTGGTTACTATTACTATCAATGGCGCTTACCGACTCCCTCAAATATTGATGTAAGTCATCAACTCAACCAGATAGAAAACAACTTTGATAGTACTTTACAAGTCAAAGGAAAAATTATTACCCCCTTACAAGTAAATCGTAACCAAAGGGCAAGATTTACCCTTGAAGCCAAGGAATTTGAAGGAAAAAAGGTAAACGGTAAACTATATGTAACAGCGCCCTTATTGGAAACCATTGATTTATTTCCCTCCATGGAAGTAACTTTAACAGGGAGATTGTATCAACCACCCATGGCAAGTCAACCAGGGGGTTTTGATTTTGCTAGTTTTTTGTCAAGGCAAGGAATTTGGGCTGGTTTTACCGCAGAAAAAGTTGAGTTAAATCAATTTGGTAACGTTTATCAACAGTCAGTATATTGGTTGAGAAAAAGAGTCATTCAAACCCATGTACGTTATCTTAATATTCCCCATGGTACTCTGGTTAGTGCCATGGTAATTGGTAGTCGGGGGGTTGATTTATCTTTTGATATTCAAGATTCTTTTCGGGATGCTGGATTAGCCCATATTTTAGCGGCTTCTGGTTTCCATGTATCTCTTTTATTGGGCTTTGTTTTATGGCTAACAAAAAAACTTTCTTCTGGGTGGCGTTTAAGTCTTGGGATAATTAGTCTTTTGTTTTACCTGACTCTTACAGGTTTTTATCCTTCGGTATTGAGGGCTAGTTTTATGGGGTTGGGGGTATTGATTGCCCTTTTGGATGATAATCGTCGGGTGAATATTTTTGCTAGTTTATTTTTAACGGGATTTATTTTACTGTTAATCAATCCTCTGTGGATTTGGGATTTAGGTTTTCAGCTTAGTTTTTTGGCTACTTTTGGCTTAATTGTTACTCTTCCTGCTATTGTTTCCCGCTTAGATTTTTTACCGATTAATGTTGCGGGGTTAATTGCGGTGCCTTTGTCGGCTACTATTTGGATTTTACCTTTACAGGGTTATATTTTTAACCGTCTTCCTCCCTACAGTATTTTGACGAATATTATTGTTTCTCCGTTGGTGTTAATTGTCAGTTTGGGGGGCATCATAAGTGGTTTTATCGGTTTATTTTTTCCTATTATAGCAAGTGCGATCGCCCTTATTTTATATCCTTTCATTTGGTTGATGATTGAGATTGTAAAAATTAGTAATAATTTACCGTTTTCATCCCTAGCAATGGGTAACATATCTCTAATAACCATACTAATTGCCTATTCTATTTATATCGCCATTTATTTTAATAAAAGACTACAAAAAAGATGGAGAGAATTAAGCATCTTTATAGTTTGTTTAATGATTATTCCCATTGCTTACCAAAAAATAAACTTAACTCAAATTACAATCATGAGGAGTAATCAACAGGCAATTATAGTTATAGAGAATAACCTTCGTAATTATGTTATTAATTTGCCAGAAAAAAATAATATAAATTATACTGTCACGAACTTTCTTAATCATCAAGGAATAAATAACATTGACTTAATTTTAGTCAAAGCAAATAACGAAAACAACTTATCCCTCAACTACCTAAACCAAAAAACTAACATAAAAAACATTTACCAAAATCAAAATAACCCTATTAACTTACATCCTATTTCCAACGACTTAAATATTATCACATGGGAAATAGCAGAAAAAAAATGGATGCTAGTAAATGCAGACAAAACCATTAACTTAGATACATCTAGTATAGGTAAAATTGATAACTTAATATGGTCTGGAAATAACCTATCAATGTCAAAAATTGAACAACTAAACCCATCCATTGCCATTAACTATAACTATTTTAATCAACAAGAAGTATTAGAATCCAAAAATATCAAAACCTATTCCCTAAACGAAATAGGCACAATTCAATGGCAACCAGATAAAGGCTTTTTACCATACCAAGAAATTTTATACTAA
- the plsC gene encoding 1-acyl-sn-glycerol-3-phosphate acyltransferase PlsC — translation MTKDSKLSVKKTNPAIYYLARFLVVSPFFHLYFRGKVENVENVPPEGKLMIVSNHASIFDPPILACAIPRRISFMAKQELFNSRLFGQLISFLGAYPVSRGEGDRNAIRQALARIEQEWTTCVFIEGTRTADGRVYNPKLGAALIAAKSQASILPVCLCGTENILVDGKKLPQPASVTIRIGNVITPPASTKKKDLELVTQSCADEINKLHDRV, via the coding sequence ATGACTAAGGATTCAAAATTATCCGTTAAAAAGACTAATCCAGCAATTTATTATTTAGCAAGGTTTCTGGTAGTATCTCCTTTTTTTCATCTCTATTTTCGGGGCAAAGTAGAAAATGTGGAAAATGTACCCCCTGAGGGAAAGTTGATGATTGTCAGTAATCACGCCAGTATTTTTGATCCGCCTATCCTTGCCTGTGCCATTCCTCGCAGAATTTCTTTTATGGCAAAACAAGAGTTATTTAATTCTCGTCTTTTTGGTCAATTAATTTCCTTTTTAGGGGCTTACCCTGTTAGTAGGGGTGAGGGCGATCGTAACGCCATCCGTCAAGCATTAGCTAGAATAGAGCAAGAATGGACTACCTGTGTCTTTATCGAAGGTACTCGCACCGCTGATGGTAGGGTTTACAACCCCAAATTAGGAGCCGCCCTAATTGCTGCCAAATCTCAGGCATCCATATTACCTGTTTGTCTTTGTGGTACCGAAAACATTTTAGTAGATGGCAAAAAGTTACCTCAACCTGCATCTGTGACTATCAGAATAGGGAATGTTATTACCCCTCCTGCTTCCACCAAGAAAAAAGATTTAGAGTTAGTTACGCAAAGTTGCGCCGATGAAATTAATAAACTTCATGATCGGGTTTAA
- the dacB-3 gene encoding D-alanyl-D-alanine carboxypeptidase/D-alanyl-D-alanine-endopeptidase, whose protein sequence is MIKKQHFITWLSILSFASAGAVSAQTNASILEFNPSSEGQSIPIPIIPPETRSVAPNICTPELNASIQQVIDAYGGGWGILVQSLETGETIYHYNADRGFIPASNTKILTTAAALQRMDPNATFSGSTSLREWINVTNLRSNNYYADTLLRRVGGSATAKQILAQMGVNPSAFHFADGSGLSRNNVATPRAIVETLRVMYNDRHRDVFLASLPTAGVSGTLTNRMRQTPVQGIVRAKTGTLRGVRALSGYLDHREHGTLIFSIMANHPTNVGTNLVGAIDQMLIRINMAGPCDS, encoded by the coding sequence ATGATTAAAAAGCAACATTTTATCACTTGGCTATCAATTCTTTCTTTTGCCTCCGCTGGGGCTGTATCAGCCCAAACCAATGCTTCTATCCTTGAGTTTAATCCCTCCTCTGAAGGGCAATCTATTCCCATCCCTATTATTCCTCCAGAAACTAGAAGTGTAGCTCCTAATATCTGTACCCCTGAATTAAACGCATCTATTCAACAGGTGATTGATGCCTACGGTGGAGGTTGGGGAATTTTGGTGCAAAGTCTGGAGACTGGGGAAACTATTTATCATTACAATGCAGATCGAGGTTTTATTCCTGCTTCTAATACAAAAATATTAACCACAGCGGCGGCTTTACAAAGAATGGATCCTAATGCTACCTTTAGCGGTAGCACTTCATTAAGGGAATGGATTAATGTCACTAATTTGAGAAGTAATAATTATTATGCTGATACATTATTGCGCCGTGTGGGTGGTTCGGCTACTGCTAAACAAATTTTGGCACAGATGGGGGTGAATCCTAGTGCTTTTCATTTTGCTGATGGCTCTGGATTATCTCGTAATAATGTTGCTACCCCAAGGGCGATCGTTGAGACTTTAAGAGTAATGTATAATGATCGTCATCGGGATGTATTTTTGGCATCTTTACCCACGGCAGGGGTAAGTGGTACTCTAACTAATCGCATGAGACAAACCCCTGTGCAGGGCATCGTGAGAGCAAAAACTGGTACTCTCAGGGGTGTAAGGGCTTTATCTGGTTATTTAGATCATCGGGAGCATGGTACTTTAATATTTAGTATTATGGCCAATCATCCTACTAATGTGGGTACTAATTTGGTAGGGGCGATCGATCAAATGTTAATTCGTATTAACATGGCTGGGCCTTGTGATTCTTAA